In Sphaeramia orbicularis chromosome 1, fSphaOr1.1, whole genome shotgun sequence, a genomic segment contains:
- the eif4a3 gene encoding eukaryotic initiation factor 4A-III isoform X1: MATAGAQGRKRLLKEEDMTKVEFETSEEVDVTPTFDTMGLREDLLRGIYAYGFEKPSAIQQRAIKQIIKGRDVIAQSQSGTGKTATFCVSVLQCLDIQVRETQALILAPTRELAGQIQKVLLALGDYMNVQCHACIGGTNVGEDIRKLDYGQHVVAGTPGRVFDMIRRRSLRTRAIKMLVLDEADEMLNKGFKEQIYDVYRYLPPATQVVLISATLPHEILEMTNKFMTDPIRILVKRDELTLEGIKQFFVAVEREEWKFDTLCDLYDTLTITQAVIFCNTKRKVDWLTEKMREANFTVSSMHGDMPQKERESIMKEFRSGASRVLISTDVWARGLDVPQVSLIINYDLPNNRELYIHRIGRSGRYGRKGVAINFVKNDDIRILRDIEQYYSTQIDEMPMNVADLI; this comes from the exons ATGGCCACAGCCGGCGCACAGGGCAGGAAGAGGCTCCTGAAGGAGGAGGATATGACCAAAGTGGAGTTTGAGACAAGCGAGGAGGTGGACGTTACACCCACCTTCGACACCATGGGGCTACGGGAGGACTTGCTCCGAGGCATCTACGCCTACG ggtTTGAGAAACCTTCCGCCATCCAGCAGAGAGCGATCAAACAGATCATCAAAGGCCGGGACGTCATTGCCCA GTCTCAGTCTGGAACGGGAAAAACTGCCACCTTCTGTGTGTCCGTCCTGCAGTGTCTCGACATCCAG GTGAGGGAGACCCAGGCGTTAATCCTTGCTCCAACCAGAGAACTGGCAGGACAGATTCAGAAG GTGTTGCTAGCGCTGGGGGACTACATGAATGTTCAGTGTCACGCCTGCATCGGAGGGACCAATGTGGGCGAGGACATCAGGAAGTTGGACTATGGACAACATGTGGTCGCTGGGACACCAGGACGAGTGTTTG ACATGATTCGCCGCAGGAGTCTGAGAACGAGAGCAATCAAGATGCTGGTTCTGGACGAAGCCGATGAGATGCTTAACAAAG GTTTTAAGGAGCAGATCTATGATGTGTACCGTTACCTGCCTCCGGCCACTCAGGTGGTCCTGATCAGTGCCACACTACCCCATGAGATCCTGGAGATGACCAACAAGTTCATGACAGACCCGATCCGCATCCTGGTCAAACG TGATGAATTGACACTGGAGGGAATCAAGCAGTTCTTTGTTGCTGTGGAGAGAGAGGAGTGGAAGTTCGACACTCTGTGTGATTTGTATGACACACTGACCATCACACAGGCCGTGATCTTCTGCAACACCAAGAGAAAG gTGGACTGGCTAACTGAGAAGATGAGGGAGGCGAACTTCACCGTGTCATCGATGCATGGAGATATGCCTCAGAAGGAGAGAGAGTCCATCATGAAGGAGTTCAGATCAGGGGCCAG cCGTGTGCTGATCTCAACGGACGTCTGGGCTCGAGGTCTGGATGTCCCTCAGGTTTCCCTCATCATTAATTATGACCTGCCCAACAACAGAGAGCTGTACATCCACAG GATTGGCCGATCCGGTCGTTATGGACGTAAAGGTGTGGCCATCAACTTTGTGAAGAATGATGACATCAGGATCCTGCGGGACATTGAGCAGTACTATTCGACCCAGATCGATGAGATGCCGATGAACG TGGctgatctgatctga
- the eif4a3 gene encoding eukaryotic initiation factor 4A-III isoform X2, which translates to MATAGAQGRKRLLKEEDMTKVEFETSEEVDVTPTFDTMGLREDLLRGIYAYGFEKPSAIQQRAIKQIIKGRDVIAQSQSGTGKTATFCVSVLQCLDIQVRETQALILAPTRELAGQIQKVLLALGDYMNVQCHACIGGTNVGEDIRKLDYGQHVVAGTPGRVFDMIRRRSLRTRAIKMLVLDEADEMLNKGFKEQIYDVYRYLPPATQVVLISATLPHEILEMTNKFMTDPIRILVKRDELTLEGIKQFFVAVEREEWKFDTLCDLYDTLTITQAVIFCNTKRKVDWLTEKMREANFTVSSMHGDMPQKERESIMKEFRSGASRVLISTDVWARGLDVPQVSLIINYDLPNNRELYIHRYHESLCISMSV; encoded by the exons ATGGCCACAGCCGGCGCACAGGGCAGGAAGAGGCTCCTGAAGGAGGAGGATATGACCAAAGTGGAGTTTGAGACAAGCGAGGAGGTGGACGTTACACCCACCTTCGACACCATGGGGCTACGGGAGGACTTGCTCCGAGGCATCTACGCCTACG ggtTTGAGAAACCTTCCGCCATCCAGCAGAGAGCGATCAAACAGATCATCAAAGGCCGGGACGTCATTGCCCA GTCTCAGTCTGGAACGGGAAAAACTGCCACCTTCTGTGTGTCCGTCCTGCAGTGTCTCGACATCCAG GTGAGGGAGACCCAGGCGTTAATCCTTGCTCCAACCAGAGAACTGGCAGGACAGATTCAGAAG GTGTTGCTAGCGCTGGGGGACTACATGAATGTTCAGTGTCACGCCTGCATCGGAGGGACCAATGTGGGCGAGGACATCAGGAAGTTGGACTATGGACAACATGTGGTCGCTGGGACACCAGGACGAGTGTTTG ACATGATTCGCCGCAGGAGTCTGAGAACGAGAGCAATCAAGATGCTGGTTCTGGACGAAGCCGATGAGATGCTTAACAAAG GTTTTAAGGAGCAGATCTATGATGTGTACCGTTACCTGCCTCCGGCCACTCAGGTGGTCCTGATCAGTGCCACACTACCCCATGAGATCCTGGAGATGACCAACAAGTTCATGACAGACCCGATCCGCATCCTGGTCAAACG TGATGAATTGACACTGGAGGGAATCAAGCAGTTCTTTGTTGCTGTGGAGAGAGAGGAGTGGAAGTTCGACACTCTGTGTGATTTGTATGACACACTGACCATCACACAGGCCGTGATCTTCTGCAACACCAAGAGAAAG gTGGACTGGCTAACTGAGAAGATGAGGGAGGCGAACTTCACCGTGTCATCGATGCATGGAGATATGCCTCAGAAGGAGAGAGAGTCCATCATGAAGGAGTTCAGATCAGGGGCCAG cCGTGTGCTGATCTCAACGGACGTCTGGGCTCGAGGTCTGGATGTCCCTCAGGTTTCCCTCATCATTAATTATGACCTGCCCAACAACAGAGAGCTGTACATCCACAGGTACCATGAATCCCTCTGTATCAGTATGTCAGTATGa